Proteins encoded by one window of Daphnia magna isolate NIES unplaced genomic scaffold, ASM2063170v1.1 Dm_contigs118, whole genome shotgun sequence:
- the LOC123466814 gene encoding uncharacterized protein LOC123466814: MAAIIGIRVASSIIVAFKAFDFNRDYSANWHYCPITSNPADLVTRGVTFHQLQASPIWISGPSWLSDRSAWPQWEASGLNSNQVLHLSAIHPNPAPAPAPPIDISKFMDITRPLKTKELLNAEIQWIRSFQYRNFAAEIEYLRDMKGRRPPLVTQLDLYIDSDSPIRCRGRLLNADIPKTTRNPILLPKSSEITRLIISYYHERSLHSGVMKSIVRLYTRCRRVNGAPYRAPNPATLPSFRVRGDKAFAVTGIDFAGPFPVRGPPGQPDPKAYICLFTCTSSRAIYLELVENLTAANFILAFRSFISHHFTPTMVLSDNATTFECSARALKSLFNSSEVTKYLSDRQIEWRFIPKRAPWYGGFWERLVGLTKEALKKMLGRTKLKFNEFRTIVTEIEAILNDHPLTYVSSDLNDPQALTPSHLLYGGRLTPLPYDPAVEEELLDPTFGEKPSHLLAMFSRRQRILKAFWYRWQIEYLTSLRERHITSKNGFKPSIKVGDVVLVHNEGPRIDWKLAVIDSLITSPDEEIRAANIHTAKGKTNRPVSKLYPLEVTATIDSSPRTQIPPNSDTSLPTRPRRKVVIAAEKWIRDEAQE, from the exons ATGGCCGCAATCATCGGGATTCGCGTCGCTTCATCCATTATCGTTGCCTTCAAAGCGTTTG ATTTTAACCGCGACTACTCGGCCAACTGGCATTACTGCCCAATTACATCAAATCCTGCAGACCTAGTCACTAGGGGTGTGACCTTCCATCAGCTTCAGGCATCCCCTATCTGGATTAGTGGCCCATCATGGCTATCCGATCGCAGCGCATGGCCACAATGGGAAGCATCCGGTTTGAACTCCAATCAAGTTCTTCATCTGTCCGCTATCCACCCTAATCCAGCTCCGGCTCCTGCTCCGCCCATTGATATTTCAAAATTCATGGATATTACTC GACCTCTCAAGACAAAGGAGCTACTTAATGCTGAAATCCAATGGATTCGTTCGTTTCAGTACCGCAATTTCGCTGCCGAAATTGAGTACCTTCGTGACATGAAGGGTCGCCGGCCACCTTTGGTAACCCAACTAGATCTATATATCGACAGTGATTCTCCCATTCGCTGCAGAGGTCGGTTACTCAATGCCGACATTCCTAAAACAACTCGCAACCCTATTCTCTTGCCAAAATCCTCCGAGATCACGCGTCTCATTATTTCCTATTATCACGAGCGTTCCCTTCATTCCGGAGTCA TGAAATCCATCGTGCGCCTCTACACTCGCTGCCGCCGGGTAAACGGGGCCCCTTACAGAGCCCCCAATCCAGCTACATTGCCCAGTTTCCGCGTCCGTGGGGACAAGGCCTTCGCCGTGACTGGCATCGACTTTGCTGGCCCATTTCCAGTCCGTGGTCCACCTGGCCAGCCGGATCCAAAGGCTTACATATGCCTTTTTACGTGCACTTCATCTCGTGCCATTTACCTGGAATTAGTAGAGAACCTCACGGCGGCTAACTTTATACTAGCCTTCAGAAGTTTCATCTCCCATCACTTCACGCCAACAATGGTTCTTTCGGACAATGCCACAACCTTCGAATGTTCCGCCCGTGCCCTCAAGTCCCTATTCAACAGCTCGGAAGTCACCAAATATCTTTCCGACCGTCAAATCGAGTGGCGTTTTATCCCGAAGCGTGCACCTTGGTATGGGGGCTTCTGGGAACGACTTGTCGGCCTGACCAAAGAAGCCCTTAAGAAGATGCTAGGTCGTACCAAACTCAAATTCAATGAGTTCCGCACGATCGTCACAGAAATCGAGGCCATTTTGAACGATCACCCGCTCACGTATGTGTCGTCAGATTTGAACGACCCTCAAGCTCTTACCCCGTCTCATCTACTGTACGGTGGTCGTCTAACTCCACTCCCATACGATCCAGCCGTCGAAGAGGAACTGCTAGACCCCACCTTCGGTGAAAAGCCTTCTCACCTCCTTGCCATGTTTAGCCGTCGCCAACGAATTCTTAAAGCCTTCTGGTACCGTTGGCAAATAGAGTACTTAACCAGCCTCCGGGAACGACACATCACAAGCAAGAATGGTTTCAAACCCAGCATCAAGGTCGGCGACGTAGTCCTAGTTCATAACGAAGGACCCAGAATTGACTGGAAGCTAGCTGTGATTGATAGCCTCATCACCAGCCCGGATGAAGAAATTCGAGCAGCCAACATCCACACcgcaaaaggaaaaacaaaccGTCCGGTTTCAAAATTATATCCGCTGGAAGTTACCGCAACAATTGATTCTTCTCCACGCACTCAAATTCCTCCCAATTCCGACACTTCTCTACCAACGAGACCCCGACGAAAAGTAGTCATCGCTGCCGAAAAATGGATCAGGGACGAAGCGCAAGAATAA